One window of the Candidatus Chryseobacterium colombiense genome contains the following:
- a CDS encoding tetratricopeptide repeat protein translates to MKFIIKLFSFLLLSLCISLNAQKAIGDSLMKKAYNEIYDNPDNSIKIGKDLLKKDNDINTSIRIYMLLSTANIAKRNFDESLKYILKAKELSQKTNDAKNQASVLIAVAIQYQQMELFSKSLETLNEADVYLAKLPEDSPEKHVETARSYAIRGMIYKSQSNSEIALEKFLISLQNFEKVPVKKITYSNVSVVYYNIGYCYLNLNQIEKAQQAFSESIEYAQKNHAKSLEAFALKGMSEVHKQKHEYQTAINLLQKAENLSKNTGDIVLNEGIYKEMSDNYLALRKQDLYQFYHRKYFEMNFKRKENELISINQVIDNHNKDTSIKNKEVKSYYIYLMIAACVVSLMIVGFFIYLILKIKKQNRRYQKEIQHIIRAS, encoded by the coding sequence ATGAAGTTCATTATAAAACTATTTTCGTTCTTGTTACTGAGCCTTTGTATTTCTTTAAATGCTCAAAAAGCTATCGGCGATTCTCTGATGAAAAAAGCCTATAATGAAATCTATGACAACCCGGACAACAGTATTAAAATCGGAAAAGATCTATTAAAAAAAGATAATGACATCAATACTTCCATCAGGATTTACATGCTGCTTTCCACAGCCAATATTGCCAAGAGAAATTTTGATGAATCTTTAAAATACATTTTAAAAGCCAAAGAGCTTTCTCAAAAAACAAACGATGCTAAAAACCAGGCAAGTGTCCTCATTGCTGTTGCGATACAGTACCAGCAAATGGAACTTTTCAGCAAAAGCCTTGAAACCCTGAACGAAGCAGACGTCTATTTAGCAAAACTCCCTGAAGATTCCCCTGAAAAACATGTAGAAACCGCGAGAAGCTATGCAATACGAGGCATGATCTACAAAAGCCAGTCAAACTCAGAAATTGCTCTCGAAAAATTCTTAATTTCTCTGCAAAATTTTGAAAAAGTACCGGTAAAGAAAATCACCTACTCCAATGTAAGCGTGGTATATTATAATATTGGTTATTGCTACTTGAACTTAAATCAAATTGAAAAAGCACAACAGGCATTTTCAGAATCGATAGAATACGCACAAAAAAACCATGCCAAAAGTCTTGAAGCCTTTGCTCTGAAAGGAATGTCTGAAGTACATAAGCAAAAACATGAATATCAGACTGCTATTAATCTGTTACAAAAAGCTGAGAATCTTAGCAAAAACACGGGAGACATTGTCCTCAACGAAGGAATTTATAAAGAAATGTCGGATAATTATCTGGCTTTAAGAAAACAGGATCTTTACCAGTTCTATCATAGAAAATATTTTGAAATGAACTTCAAAAGAAAGGAAAATGAGCTAATCTCCATCAATCAGGTTATTGACAATCATAATAAAGATACTTCCATTAAAAATAAAGAGGTCAAATCTTATTACATCTATTTAATGATTGCTGCATGTGTTGTAAGTTTAATGATTGTAGGATTTTTTATATACCTGATCTTAAAAATAAAAAAGCAGAATAGAAGATATCAAAAAGAAATACAGCATATTATACGTGCTTCATAA